A genomic window from Thermococcus nautili includes:
- the pfpI gene encoding deglycase PfpI, with the protein MKVLFLSANDFEDVELIYPLHRLKEEGHEVYIASFERGKITGKHGYTVEVQLAFDEVDPDEFDALVLPGGRAPERVRLNEKAVAIARKMFEDGKPVASICHGPQILISAGVLKGRKGTSYAGIRDDMRNAGVEWVDEPVVVDGNWVSSRHPGDLYAWMREFVKLLR; encoded by the coding sequence GTGAAGGTTCTGTTCCTCAGCGCCAACGATTTTGAGGACGTCGAGCTGATTTATCCGCTTCACAGGCTCAAGGAGGAGGGGCACGAGGTTTACATAGCAAGCTTCGAGCGCGGGAAGATTACCGGAAAGCACGGCTACACCGTCGAAGTCCAGCTGGCCTTTGACGAGGTTGACCCCGATGAATTCGACGCCCTCGTCCTTCCGGGCGGAAGGGCACCCGAGAGGGTGAGGCTCAACGAGAAGGCCGTGGCGATAGCGAGGAAGATGTTCGAGGACGGAAAGCCGGTCGCGAGCATCTGCCACGGGCCGCAGATACTCATCTCAGCCGGTGTGCTCAAGGGCAGGAAGGGGACGAGCTACGCCGGAATAAGGGACGACATGAGGAACGCTGGGGTAGAATGGGTTGATGAGCCGGTTGTCGTTGACGGCAACTGGGTCAGCTCAAGGCACCCCGGGGATTTGTACGCCTGGATGAGGGAGTTCGTCAAACTGCTCCGCTGA
- a CDS encoding family 4A encapsulin nanocompartment shell protein, whose protein sequence is MRGDLIRILSAVEEKANELKLEGFEPDVVLVGGEAYEFIKAQVNEEFGGDEEVLELSGLPVRIVDELGKDAVVIDSKALGYAPAAKRFTVVR, encoded by the coding sequence ATGCGTGGAGACCTGATAAGGATTCTGAGCGCCGTTGAGGAGAAGGCGAACGAGCTGAAGCTTGAGGGTTTCGAGCCCGACGTGGTTCTCGTTGGAGGCGAGGCCTACGAGTTCATAAAGGCCCAAGTGAACGAGGAGTTCGGTGGCGACGAGGAGGTTCTTGAGCTCTCTGGGCTTCCCGTGAGGATAGTTGATGAACTCGGCAAGGATGCGGTTGTGATAGACAGCAAGGCCCTCGGCTACGCACCCGCTGCCAAGCGTTTCACCGTTGTGAGGTGA
- a CDS encoding FAD-dependent oxidoreductase translates to MRPLDLTEKDPSKRVTIYFEGRPLEAYEGEKVTVALLANGVYWLTTSTGGRKRGAFTFGPVPMVVNGVKNVNARKTAVKDGMRLERQGYGDFQERVEIDEGKPVLQYVVDVAIIGAGPAGLGVVKEIGGRLTTAIIEERGWLGGDLKLKGVEQEGFGDPSEALKELSDLPENTRVFLKSVAIGVFDKGEYFLVPIVRGDQLIEILAKRVVLATGAVDNIMLFENNDYPGVFRRSDALEVMNVWGVAPGKKVAVVGAFPEELTAELDRWGIEYVVVPNPKRVEGNEKVERLIDANGNVYEVDAVIVSDGRRPDINPVTQAGGRLYFKRGYYRPVLDSNHRIREGIYVAGSAVSIKPHYANYLEGRLVGAYILREFGFDAEPCVYEERLKNYEPIAVPVHRLPLDEFNGEDVQICGCDVTLRKVDDVVKSGITDLQIIKRLTHLAMGFCQGRFCLFNGAVVVSQRTGTPMDKLDIPVARPPLKNIRMKVPARRD, encoded by the coding sequence ATGAGACCCCTCGACCTTACCGAGAAGGACCCTTCTAAGAGAGTTACAATCTACTTCGAGGGCCGACCCCTTGAGGCATACGAGGGGGAAAAGGTTACCGTCGCCCTGCTCGCGAACGGCGTCTACTGGCTAACGACGAGCACCGGGGGAAGAAAGAGGGGCGCCTTTACTTTTGGGCCCGTCCCGATGGTCGTCAACGGCGTCAAGAACGTCAACGCAAGGAAAACCGCCGTAAAGGACGGCATGAGGCTCGAGAGACAGGGCTACGGCGACTTCCAGGAGAGGGTAGAAATCGATGAAGGCAAGCCCGTTCTCCAGTACGTGGTTGATGTAGCTATCATTGGCGCCGGTCCTGCCGGCCTCGGCGTCGTCAAGGAAATCGGCGGAAGGCTCACGACGGCGATAATCGAGGAGAGGGGCTGGCTTGGTGGAGACTTAAAGCTCAAGGGCGTCGAGCAGGAGGGCTTTGGAGACCCCAGTGAGGCCCTGAAGGAGCTCTCCGATTTGCCCGAGAACACCCGCGTCTTCCTGAAGAGCGTCGCCATTGGAGTTTTCGACAAGGGTGAGTACTTCCTCGTGCCGATAGTGAGGGGCGACCAGCTGATTGAAATTCTCGCCAAGCGCGTGGTTTTAGCTACCGGAGCCGTTGACAACATCATGCTCTTCGAGAACAACGATTACCCCGGCGTCTTCAGGAGGAGCGACGCGCTTGAGGTCATGAACGTCTGGGGAGTTGCGCCAGGAAAGAAGGTCGCTGTCGTTGGGGCCTTTCCTGAGGAGCTGACTGCCGAACTCGACCGCTGGGGAATTGAGTACGTCGTCGTGCCCAACCCGAAGCGCGTTGAGGGCAACGAGAAGGTCGAGAGGCTCATAGATGCAAACGGCAACGTTTACGAAGTTGACGCCGTTATAGTCTCCGACGGCAGGAGGCCCGACATAAACCCCGTAACCCAGGCCGGCGGAAGGCTGTACTTCAAGCGCGGCTACTACCGTCCGGTTCTCGACTCGAACCACAGAATCCGCGAGGGAATCTACGTGGCAGGCAGTGCGGTTTCGATAAAGCCCCACTACGCGAACTACCTCGAGGGAAGGCTAGTCGGCGCGTACATTCTCAGGGAGTTCGGCTTCGACGCCGAGCCGTGCGTCTACGAGGAGAGGCTCAAGAACTACGAGCCGATAGCCGTCCCAGTCCACAGGCTTCCGCTCGACGAGTTCAACGGCGAGGACGTTCAGATTTGCGGCTGTGACGTGACGCTGAGAAAGGTTGACGACGTTGTGAAGTCCGGCATCACCGACCTCCAGATAATCAAAAGGCTGACCCACCTCGCCATGGGCTTCTGCCAGGGACGCTTCTGCCTCTTCAACGGTGCAGTGGTGGTCTCCCAGAGAACCGGAACGCCGATGGATAAACTTGACATTCCGGTCGCGAGGCCCCCGCTCAAGAACATCCGCATGAAGGTCCCCGCGAGGAGGGATTGA
- a CDS encoding OBG GTPase family GTP-binding protein, whose protein sequence is MPTNVTAEYLAAEEEYRNAKTIPEKIRALEKMYATVPKHKGTEKLRLQIKRKLAELRKELEKQRQMRKGGGGPSMAVRKEGAAQIVLAGLPNVGKSSLLKALTNVDADVADYAFTTVQPIPGMMHHKDVQIQLVEVPGLVEGAALGKGMGPQLLSVIRNADAIAIVVDLSQDPVKQMEILLREFERAGIKVNKRKPRVEIKRTAMGGIVINGQENIKGDIQEVMKMLREERIHSAEITVKEPVTLEEFADAIDESLVWRRAIIIANKGDAPGSKENYERLVKAYGDRFKIIPISAKKGINLDKLKDELYDLAGIIRVFTKSPGEEPAYPPVALKKGSTVMDLAERIHKDFAKNFRYARVWGKSVKFPGQRVGADHVLEDGDIVEIHAR, encoded by the coding sequence ATGCCAACGAACGTAACAGCGGAGTACCTTGCCGCGGAGGAGGAATACAGGAACGCAAAGACAATTCCCGAGAAGATTCGAGCCCTTGAAAAGATGTACGCGACGGTTCCGAAGCACAAGGGAACCGAGAAGCTCAGGCTCCAGATAAAGCGCAAGTTAGCGGAGCTCAGGAAGGAGCTTGAGAAGCAGAGGCAGATGAGGAAAGGCGGTGGCGGGCCCTCGATGGCCGTCAGGAAAGAGGGCGCGGCGCAGATAGTTTTAGCTGGTCTTCCCAACGTTGGCAAGAGCTCCCTCCTCAAGGCCCTTACCAATGTGGATGCCGACGTTGCCGACTACGCCTTCACAACCGTTCAGCCGATTCCGGGAATGATGCACCACAAGGACGTTCAAATCCAGCTCGTTGAGGTTCCCGGCCTCGTTGAGGGCGCCGCTCTGGGTAAAGGAATGGGTCCGCAGCTCCTTAGCGTCATTAGGAACGCCGATGCAATAGCTATAGTCGTTGACCTCTCCCAGGACCCGGTCAAGCAGATGGAGATTCTCCTCAGGGAGTTCGAGAGAGCCGGAATAAAGGTCAACAAGAGGAAGCCGAGGGTCGAAATCAAGAGAACGGCGATGGGCGGAATCGTCATCAACGGCCAGGAGAACATAAAGGGCGACATTCAGGAAGTCATGAAGATGCTCCGCGAGGAGCGCATACACTCGGCTGAGATAACGGTCAAGGAGCCCGTAACGCTCGAGGAGTTCGCCGATGCCATAGACGAGAGCCTCGTCTGGAGAAGGGCCATAATCATAGCCAACAAGGGCGACGCTCCCGGCAGTAAGGAGAACTACGAGAGGCTCGTTAAGGCCTACGGCGACCGCTTCAAGATAATTCCGATATCGGCGAAGAAGGGCATAAACCTCGACAAACTCAAGGACGAGCTCTACGATTTGGCCGGAATCATCCGCGTCTTCACCAAGAGCCCCGGCGAGGAGCCGGCTTATCCTCCGGTCGCGCTCAAGAAGGGCTCTACCGTTATGGATTTGGCCGAGAGGATTCACAAGGACTTCGCCAAGAACTTCCGCTATGCGAGGGTCTGGGGAAAGAGCGTCAAGTTCCCCGGCCAGAGGGTCGGTGCCGACCACGTGCTCGAGGACGGCGACATAGTGGAGATTCACGCCCGCTAA
- a CDS encoding triphosphoribosyl-dephospho-CoA synthase, translating to MNRWELIRAFLTGPLIEVAVPKPGNVSRRRDFEDLSIYNFLVAYPALAGIYHEAIKRAESIRSGLLRPNEAGIGELIRRGVEASKRVQDANPNFGVIVLSIPLLMGLSMTRKILEGGEKAKLLIEESTVGDTMELYRAIRIANPKGLPSGVKYDVYSEKAFEELFRDRINLSRIAEISRERELIFREWIEGYRLTYGTFERLAERIPCPLEETIVGVFIELLAENLDTLILRKAGRDEAELVREKARDVVGGRMSLEEFDAFMREKGDLRNPGSLADVMAVSLSLLFLAGVRVEMRNGRAWLVTSQR from the coding sequence ATGAACCGGTGGGAGCTCATCAGGGCTTTTCTCACGGGGCCGTTAATAGAGGTAGCCGTTCCAAAGCCAGGGAACGTGAGCAGGAGAAGGGACTTCGAGGATTTGAGCATCTACAACTTTCTCGTTGCGTATCCTGCTTTGGCCGGCATCTACCACGAGGCGATAAAGCGGGCTGAGTCAATCCGCTCCGGTCTTCTCAGGCCGAACGAGGCCGGAATAGGTGAGCTCATAAGGCGTGGCGTTGAGGCGAGCAAGAGGGTACAAGATGCCAACCCGAACTTCGGGGTAATCGTCCTCTCGATTCCGCTCCTGATGGGGCTCTCGATGACGAGGAAGATACTGGAGGGTGGCGAGAAGGCGAAGCTACTCATCGAGGAGTCAACGGTGGGGGACACGATGGAGCTCTACCGGGCGATAAGAATCGCGAACCCCAAGGGGCTCCCGAGCGGGGTGAAGTACGATGTCTACTCGGAGAAGGCCTTCGAGGAACTCTTCCGAGACAGGATAAACCTTTCCAGGATTGCCGAGATTAGCAGAGAGCGGGAGCTCATCTTCCGCGAGTGGATTGAGGGTTACAGGCTCACCTACGGGACCTTCGAGAGGCTCGCAGAAAGAATCCCCTGCCCGCTGGAGGAGACCATTGTTGGGGTCTTCATTGAACTCCTCGCTGAAAACCTCGACACGCTAATCCTGCGCAAGGCCGGTAGGGATGAAGCTGAGCTCGTTAGGGAAAAGGCAAGAGACGTCGTGGGGGGAAGGATGAGCCTTGAGGAGTTCGACGCGTTCATGCGCGAGAAGGGTGACTTAAGGAACCCGGGCAGTCTGGCGGACGTTATGGCAGTCTCGCTGAGCCTGCTGTTTCTGGCCGGAGTACGGGTCGAAATGAGAAACGGAAGGGCCTGGCTGGTCACCTCACAACGGTGA
- a CDS encoding sodium/proline symporter: MNTEILIGFLFYLALLAYIGWWANKYTKTEDQYFVGGRKVHVLAATLSDKASDFSGWLMLGYPGSAFKAGLGAFWAAVGCLFGTLADYVLIGPRLRIYAGKFRAITVPDYLEARLKDDTKMIRILSALIILIFMTAYVAAQFTAGGKTFAEGFGISDNAGIILTVIILTAYVITGGFFAVVWTDVVQAMFMLLTLIIVPFLALAEIGGFDKATQIIAQADPTKLDPFGGATGWAAIIFAIGYASWIVGYLGQPHIVTRYMSVEDPRKLRRPGIFISGTWTILVLWGAFFAGFLGFAMYQAGMLQVSDPEKVIPAMAVELMPGWLAGFVIAGIISAVMSTADSQLLVASSAIARDFYHKVLGKEVGKRQMVNISRLVVAGVALVGLWFALTGNKVVYEMVATAWGGLAVGFGPILVLSLWWKRVTKEGAIVGMAYGLISEVLLEAKVYGWAFNPDAPGIFGTIGSWFNGVPVFFINFFVTLFVIIVVSLFTKPPEDVVKLHEELFKKVPIETGKKSLTETRAKSQVENVADFLIERGLA; encoded by the coding sequence ATGAACACCGAGATACTGATTGGCTTCCTCTTCTACCTCGCGCTGCTGGCCTACATCGGCTGGTGGGCCAACAAGTACACCAAGACCGAGGACCAGTACTTCGTGGGCGGAAGAAAGGTTCATGTCCTGGCCGCTACACTTTCCGATAAGGCGAGCGACTTCAGTGGCTGGCTGATGCTCGGCTATCCGGGAAGCGCCTTCAAAGCCGGTCTCGGTGCATTCTGGGCTGCGGTGGGCTGTCTCTTCGGAACGCTCGCGGACTACGTGCTCATTGGACCAAGGCTGAGAATCTACGCCGGTAAATTCAGGGCGATAACCGTTCCGGACTACCTTGAGGCCAGGCTCAAGGACGACACAAAGATGATAAGAATCCTCAGCGCGCTGATAATCCTCATATTCATGACCGCTTACGTCGCCGCCCAGTTCACGGCCGGTGGAAAGACGTTTGCAGAGGGCTTTGGAATCAGCGACAACGCGGGAATAATTCTGACGGTGATAATCCTGACCGCCTACGTCATAACCGGCGGCTTCTTTGCGGTCGTCTGGACCGACGTCGTTCAGGCAATGTTCATGCTCCTGACGCTGATAATCGTCCCGTTCCTGGCGCTCGCTGAGATTGGAGGCTTCGACAAGGCCACCCAGATAATAGCCCAGGCCGACCCGACCAAGCTCGACCCGTTCGGAGGGGCAACCGGCTGGGCCGCGATAATCTTCGCCATCGGCTACGCCTCCTGGATAGTCGGCTACCTCGGCCAGCCCCACATAGTTACGCGCTACATGAGCGTTGAGGACCCGAGGAAGCTCAGAAGGCCTGGAATCTTCATCAGCGGAACCTGGACGATACTCGTCCTCTGGGGTGCTTTCTTCGCTGGATTCCTCGGCTTTGCGATGTACCAGGCCGGAATGCTCCAGGTCAGCGACCCGGAGAAGGTAATCCCTGCGATGGCCGTCGAGCTCATGCCCGGCTGGCTGGCCGGCTTCGTCATAGCAGGTATAATCTCGGCCGTCATGAGCACCGCCGACTCACAGTTGCTCGTCGCTTCCTCCGCCATAGCGAGGGACTTCTACCACAAGGTCCTCGGCAAGGAGGTCGGCAAGAGGCAGATGGTTAACATATCGAGGCTCGTCGTTGCCGGCGTCGCCCTCGTCGGCCTCTGGTTCGCGCTGACCGGCAACAAGGTCGTCTATGAGATGGTAGCGACTGCCTGGGGCGGTCTCGCGGTCGGTTTCGGCCCGATTCTCGTGCTGAGCCTCTGGTGGAAGCGGGTCACCAAGGAAGGCGCAATCGTCGGCATGGCCTACGGACTAATCAGTGAGGTTCTCCTTGAGGCCAAGGTCTACGGATGGGCCTTCAACCCGGACGCCCCCGGAATCTTCGGAACAATCGGCTCCTGGTTCAACGGCGTCCCTGTGTTCTTCATCAACTTCTTCGTTACCCTGTTCGTCATAATCGTCGTCAGCCTATTCACAAAGCCGCCAGAGGACGTTGTGAAGCTCCACGAGGAGCTCTTCAAGAAGGTTCCCATCGAGACCGGAAAGAAGAGCCTCACCGAAACCAGGGCCAAGAGCCAGGTTGAGAACGTCGCCGACTTCCTCATCGAGCGCGGTCTTGCCTGA
- the snatA gene encoding neutral amino acid NAAT transporter SnatA, whose translation MIDVVTLFKYLLILYGGLFAITNPVGAVPVFLSVTHDLSLRERREIATKTALTVIVTLIVFALIGQWIFKFFGSSVDAFAIAGGILLFRMAMDMLSGRLSSVKISREETEEFDEEVVTLEEVAIIPLAIPLISGPGAITTVMLYMAKAGSVAERAVVLLTIVLIGVTVWLVLCSANVIKARLGRVGIKVMTRMMGLILTSMAVQMIINGIKGAFGL comes from the coding sequence ATGATAGACGTTGTGACCCTTTTTAAGTACCTCCTGATTCTCTACGGTGGTCTGTTTGCGATAACGAACCCCGTTGGAGCCGTTCCTGTGTTCTTGAGTGTTACCCATGACCTCAGCCTGAGGGAGAGGCGGGAGATAGCGACGAAAACGGCCCTGACCGTTATCGTGACCCTAATCGTTTTTGCCCTCATCGGTCAGTGGATTTTCAAGTTCTTCGGCTCGAGCGTTGACGCCTTCGCGATAGCCGGTGGAATCCTCCTCTTCAGGATGGCAATGGACATGCTCTCGGGCAGACTCTCCTCCGTCAAGATAAGCAGGGAAGAGACAGAGGAGTTCGATGAAGAAGTCGTCACGCTTGAGGAGGTCGCCATAATACCCCTCGCAATCCCCCTGATTTCCGGCCCAGGTGCCATAACGACGGTGATGCTCTACATGGCGAAGGCCGGGAGCGTCGCCGAGAGGGCGGTTGTCCTGCTCACGATAGTTCTCATCGGCGTTACGGTCTGGCTCGTTCTCTGCTCGGCGAACGTGATTAAGGCCCGCCTCGGGAGGGTCGGCATAAAGGTAATGACGAGGATGATGGGTCTAATCCTGACGTCGATGGCCGTCCAGATGATTATAAACGGCATCAAGGGGGCCTTTGGCCTCTGA
- a CDS encoding Lrp/AsnC family transcriptional regulator: protein MTRSGLDEVDRKILTILQRNSRTPLREISKEVGLAESTIYERIKKLKDRGIIKKFTVILDPDSLGFKILAFILIKARAGMYGHVADELKKYPQICEVYETTGDYDMLVKIRTRSSEELNEFLDKIGEVDGVESTHTMVVLKTHKETTELPL from the coding sequence ATGACGAGGAGCGGTCTGGATGAGGTTGATAGAAAAATACTCACGATACTCCAGCGGAACAGCAGAACGCCCCTTCGTGAGATTTCTAAGGAAGTCGGTCTCGCCGAATCAACCATATACGAGCGCATAAAGAAGCTGAAGGATAGGGGAATAATAAAGAAGTTCACGGTCATTCTCGACCCGGACTCACTGGGCTTCAAGATTCTCGCCTTCATTCTCATAAAGGCCCGCGCCGGGATGTACGGCCACGTCGCGGACGAGCTCAAGAAGTACCCCCAGATATGCGAGGTCTACGAGACGACCGGGGACTACGACATGCTCGTCAAAATCAGAACGAGGAGCAGTGAAGAGCTCAACGAGTTCCTCGACAAGATTGGAGAGGTCGACGGGGTCGAATCAACCCACACGATGGTCGTTCTCAAGACCCACAAGGAAACTACTGAGCTCCCGCTCTAA
- a CDS encoding DUF2101 family protein translates to MAVDEFLYSIGEGVERIASAFRSFLFPEPAENPPRFGFTRRLVKSRVTLHELFSLHLQLCFLLYLVLNFVVVFLVSNPLWVLILAVPYFLYLRYLFNRYGHFLLEEKPYLVFYTVISALSFLAFFGYSIVRLYAGGVLYVYAYVMGIAVLVLLFRWYFKRTFGRDYTYGVVEELKGDLVRVFVHDDLSANVKPGLYWLPAVPDAEPGRVVKVLVEDRAFRSAKPVRIIEVYLSQSSQSSTEPKNAME, encoded by the coding sequence ATGGCAGTGGACGAGTTCCTCTACTCAATCGGTGAGGGGGTAGAGCGCATCGCCTCCGCCTTCAGGTCTTTCCTTTTCCCGGAACCCGCCGAGAACCCACCGCGTTTCGGTTTCACGCGGAGGCTCGTTAAATCCAGGGTCACACTCCACGAGCTCTTCAGCCTTCATCTTCAGCTCTGCTTCCTGCTCTACCTGGTCCTGAACTTTGTGGTGGTGTTCCTGGTGAGTAACCCCCTGTGGGTGCTCATCCTGGCGGTTCCCTACTTCCTGTACCTCCGCTATCTTTTCAACCGCTACGGTCACTTTCTCCTCGAGGAAAAGCCATACCTGGTGTTTTACACAGTAATTTCGGCGCTCTCTTTCCTCGCGTTCTTTGGCTACTCAATCGTCAGGCTCTACGCCGGTGGGGTCCTCTACGTCTACGCCTACGTGATGGGGATAGCCGTCCTCGTCCTGCTCTTCCGCTGGTACTTCAAGAGAACCTTTGGCAGGGACTACACGTACGGTGTCGTCGAGGAGCTCAAAGGCGACCTCGTCAGGGTCTTCGTGCACGATGACCTCTCCGCCAACGTCAAGCCCGGCCTTTACTGGCTCCCGGCCGTTCCGGATGCGGAACCCGGCAGGGTCGTCAAGGTTCTCGTGGAGGACAGGGCCTTCAGGAGCGCCAAGCCCGTGAGGATAATCGAGGTCTATCTCTCTCAGTCCTCCCAGAGCTCCACCGAGCCGAAGAACGCTATGGAATGA
- a CDS encoding DUF2341 domain-containing protein: MGVMVFSGRVGAGTSWCNDNYQMKAGFTLSGVSDGQIVLLKFNPSSVPFSQIRHNGAYADMAIYTSSCTLANYWIEKWDSNEILIWLKVTGTSYSIYYSSDGTQPLSRGQLYYVFGDNYTENVDLSPGQSMFLFNTDSPVFVRYNASASANSDFGGGVELNVPALVPSNVLKVSIDYPYTVSDVQVPIYLNSTWASRIPHSGNEAQIEVYSDSGLTQRLPFWIEYWNDNGALIWVRTSVPGDVYIKFGDDLPLTRGDGDEVFLFFDDFNESLSQLEEKWIIDPYNQGVSVSINPSGNGTMTISGGDSIFAMRNKNPLDITSDFVVEFRMKPNFTYVGDWDAGIGLWDGEWGYYDESGPWWDRTYYYLLQQLFTDDIGYYGNPLSIHWAEWETRKSNPTSIQDFSLYYFWAEEDSDSDITTNRDYGFHTYEVIELLSQDETYFKDLTRGETNTYDSDYTTLDFLKYIYLVIDSEEKSRGAVFDWIFIRKYLNLADLDESISRVYTPEPISFQLVDNWTTAGRLFILQDWGTTLASYSTGTWPINVPNRYEVDVVPSSTGLFLNYTHNPNSVIPENSRTVVDVSIAGDVGVYLTVRNSAGNSAHFSWVFWGPYPYAVLSPLVGVPEQKPPEGNYVTARVFDIQPFRQCVIDERYFGVAGAPSFFERLEGGSSAHRAHYISLAEAMQRAVYGGVRYPIGLVSFILPKNLPANLNFLVREQPAVDYIYLDYADYPGDDPDAMQVLGISATGGITSTPVLDQNFYLTPATASLIFGPYANDLLVPIGSG, encoded by the coding sequence ATGGGCGTCATGGTGTTCTCCGGTAGGGTTGGTGCTGGGACTTCCTGGTGCAACGACAACTATCAAATGAAGGCTGGCTTTACGCTCTCGGGAGTCTCTGATGGACAGATTGTTCTCCTGAAGTTCAACCCCTCCTCTGTCCCGTTCTCTCAGATACGTCACAATGGAGCGTATGCGGACATGGCAATATACACATCCAGCTGTACCCTTGCCAATTACTGGATTGAGAAGTGGGACTCAAACGAGATTCTTATATGGCTGAAGGTTACGGGTACCTCCTATTCAATCTACTATTCCTCCGATGGAACCCAGCCTCTGAGCAGGGGGCAGTTGTACTACGTTTTCGGGGATAACTACACAGAGAACGTTGACCTCTCTCCGGGTCAGTCTATGTTCCTCTTCAACACCGATTCTCCCGTCTTTGTCCGCTACAACGCCTCCGCATCTGCTAATTCTGACTTTGGTGGGGGGGTTGAGCTTAACGTTCCGGCACTGGTGCCGTCAAATGTTCTTAAAGTTTCCATTGACTATCCCTATACCGTTTCAGACGTGCAGGTTCCAATTTATCTGAACTCAACCTGGGCATCGCGGATTCCACACTCTGGGAACGAAGCCCAAATCGAGGTCTACTCTGATTCCGGCCTGACCCAGCGGTTGCCCTTCTGGATTGAGTACTGGAACGACAACGGGGCCCTGATATGGGTCAGGACTAGCGTTCCAGGCGACGTCTACATTAAGTTCGGAGACGACCTACCGCTCACCAGAGGGGATGGGGATGAGGTGTTCTTGTTCTTTGATGATTTTAACGAGAGCCTGAGTCAGCTTGAGGAGAAGTGGATAATAGACCCGTACAATCAAGGTGTGTCCGTGAGCATAAATCCCTCAGGAAACGGTACCATGACGATATCCGGTGGAGATTCGATATTCGCCATGAGGAACAAGAACCCCCTCGATATAACTAGCGACTTCGTAGTTGAGTTCAGGATGAAACCAAACTTCACTTACGTCGGTGACTGGGATGCAGGGATTGGACTGTGGGATGGAGAGTGGGGGTATTATGATGAGAGTGGTCCTTGGTGGGATAGGACTTATTACTACCTCCTCCAGCAGCTCTTCACGGACGACATTGGATATTATGGTAACCCTCTATCAATCCACTGGGCTGAGTGGGAAACGAGGAAGTCAAACCCGACATCTATACAGGACTTTAGTCTGTACTATTTCTGGGCCGAGGAAGACTCAGATTCTGACATAACAACCAACAGGGACTATGGCTTCCACACCTATGAGGTCATCGAGTTATTATCTCAAGATGAGACCTACTTCAAGGACCTAACCCGTGGAGAAACAAACACGTACGATAGTGATTACACTACCCTTGACTTCCTCAAGTACATCTACCTCGTCATAGACAGCGAGGAAAAGAGCAGGGGGGCAGTCTTTGACTGGATTTTCATCAGAAAATACCTGAATCTCGCAGACCTAGACGAAAGTATCTCCCGGGTTTATACCCCTGAGCCAATTTCATTCCAGCTCGTTGACAACTGGACGACGGCTGGAAGACTGTTCATACTCCAGGACTGGGGGACAACCCTCGCGAGCTACTCAACTGGCACCTGGCCGATTAACGTTCCCAACCGCTATGAGGTTGATGTGGTGCCTTCCAGCACTGGGCTCTTCCTCAACTACACTCACAACCCCAACTCCGTGATTCCCGAGAACTCAAGGACGGTGGTGGATGTTTCCATCGCCGGTGACGTTGGTGTCTACCTTACTGTAAGAAACAGCGCTGGAAACTCCGCCCACTTTTCCTGGGTCTTCTGGGGTCCGTACCCCTACGCCGTTCTTTCGCCCCTCGTTGGGGTTCCCGAGCAGAAGCCACCAGAGGGCAACTATGTGACCGCGAGGGTCTTTGACATTCAGCCATTCCGCCAATGCGTTATCGACGAAAGGTACTTCGGTGTCGCGGGTGCTCCATCCTTCTTCGAGCGCCTTGAGGGTGGAAGCTCGGCACACCGCGCCCACTACATCTCCCTGGCTGAGGCTATGCAGAGGGCGGTTTACGGTGGTGTCAGATATCCGATTGGCCTGGTGAGCTTCATACTTCCCAAGAACCTTCCGGCAAACCTTAACTTCCTGGTTCGCGAGCAACCTGCGGTTGACTACATATACCTTGACTACGCTGACTATCCAGGTGACGACCCAGACGCAATGCAGGTCCTTGGAATCTCAGCCACGGGAGGAATAACGTCAACTCCCGTCCTGGACCAGAACTTTTACCTTACTCCGGCCACCGCAAGCCTCATATTCGGCCCGTACGCCAACGACCTGCTCGTTCCAATAGGCTCAGGGTGA